The following are encoded in a window of Vespula pensylvanica isolate Volc-1 chromosome 2, ASM1446617v1, whole genome shotgun sequence genomic DNA:
- the LOC122627087 gene encoding uncharacterized protein LOC122627087 isoform X1 translates to MCDEMAGETPSWMNLEFVEKIMRKSKNDDSIHVLNVFIKPATAKGDNYTSDMYRVSVEISSKRGNQEVTKKKSLIIKVAPTGENIKRELIEKSKIFDTEILMMMDTLKKMSNLLEPAHRINARIFYVQKEYPVFLVIEDLATLGFRMADRQAGLDLPHCLLAMRGLARFHASSVAICEKEPNQKKIYIRGIFSSEHPPELTSFFTLGTKSLGREIRKWPDLEKYAEKIDKLAEKIYDKAAEISKCRPDEFNVINHGDFWVNNMMFRYNEEGKPIDHIFVDFQMCIYGSPANDLQYFLSTSVDNDVYENNKDMLLEEYLCTLSSMMKQFDCKTVPPNMENLQKALKEREFLAMTSSFTILPLVLLDKNEAKDLEEIMGKEGNEYNSSACENEIYRKVISKRIPIYDQLGLMDI, encoded by the exons ATGTGTGATG AAATGGCTGGAGAGACACCATCATGGATGAACCTCGAGTTTGTGGAGAAAATCATGCGGAAGTCAAAGAACGACGATTCGATCCATGTgctaaatgtatttataaaaccGGCTACGGCTAAAGGTGACAATTATACCAGCGATATGTACAGAGTTTCAGTTGAAATTTCATCCAAACGTGGCAATCAAGaagttacaaaaaagaaatctctcaTTATTAAAGTCGCACCTACAGgggaaaatataaagagagaattg ATTGAAAAATCGAAGATCTTCGATACGGAAATATTGATGATGATGGACACGTTGAAGAAGATGAGTAACTTACTTGAACCAGCCCATCGTATCAATGCACGAATTTTCTATGTTCAGAAAGAATATCCAGTGTTTCTAGTGATAGAAGACCTTGCTACTCTTGGATTTCGCATGGCTGATCGTCAAGCTGGTCTTGATCTACCTCATTGTTTGTTGGCGATGCGAGGATTAGCTAGATTTCATGCGAGTAGCGTTGCCATATGCGAGAAG GAGCCGaatcaaaaaaagatttatatcagAGGAATATTCTCCAGCGAACATCCTCCTGAATTGACGAGTTTCTTTACTCTTGGAACAAAATCTTTAGGCAGGGAAATACGAAAATGGCCGGATCTTGAAAA ATACGccgagaaaatcgataaattagcGGAAAAGATTTACGATAAGGCTGCGGAGATATCGAAGTGCCGGCCGGACGAATTCAACGTTATAAATCATGGCGACTTCTGGGTGAACAATATGATGTTTCGTTACAACGAGGAGGGAAAACCGATCGATCATATCTTT GTGGATTTTCAAATGTGTATCTATGGATCACCGGCGAACGATTTGCAATACTTCCTTAGCACCAGTGTGGACAATGATGTATACGAAAACAACAAGGACATGCTTCTAGAGGAATATCTTTGTACATTGTCTAGCATGATGAAACAGTTCGATTGCAAGACCGTCCCACCGAACATGGAGAACCTTCAGAAGGCTCTAAAGGAACGTGAGTTCCTTGCTATGACAAGTTCTTTTACAATTCTCCCATTGGTCCTCTTAGACAAGAACGAGGCAAAGGATCTCGAAGAGATCATGGGCAAGGAGGGCAACGAATACAATAGTTCCGCTTGCGAGAACGAGATTTATCGCAAAGTGATAAGCAAGAGGATTCCTATTTACGATCAGCTGGGATTGATGGACATTTAA
- the LOC122627087 gene encoding uncharacterized protein LOC122627087 isoform X2, giving the protein MAGETPSWMNLEFVEKIMRKSKNDDSIHVLNVFIKPATAKGDNYTSDMYRVSVEISSKRGNQEVTKKKSLIIKVAPTGENIKRELIEKSKIFDTEILMMMDTLKKMSNLLEPAHRINARIFYVQKEYPVFLVIEDLATLGFRMADRQAGLDLPHCLLAMRGLARFHASSVAICEKEPNQKKIYIRGIFSSEHPPELTSFFTLGTKSLGREIRKWPDLEKYAEKIDKLAEKIYDKAAEISKCRPDEFNVINHGDFWVNNMMFRYNEEGKPIDHIFVDFQMCIYGSPANDLQYFLSTSVDNDVYENNKDMLLEEYLCTLSSMMKQFDCKTVPPNMENLQKALKEREFLAMTSSFTILPLVLLDKNEAKDLEEIMGKEGNEYNSSACENEIYRKVISKRIPIYDQLGLMDI; this is encoded by the exons ATGGCTGGAGAGACACCATCATGGATGAACCTCGAGTTTGTGGAGAAAATCATGCGGAAGTCAAAGAACGACGATTCGATCCATGTgctaaatgtatttataaaaccGGCTACGGCTAAAGGTGACAATTATACCAGCGATATGTACAGAGTTTCAGTTGAAATTTCATCCAAACGTGGCAATCAAGaagttacaaaaaagaaatctctcaTTATTAAAGTCGCACCTACAGgggaaaatataaagagagaattg ATTGAAAAATCGAAGATCTTCGATACGGAAATATTGATGATGATGGACACGTTGAAGAAGATGAGTAACTTACTTGAACCAGCCCATCGTATCAATGCACGAATTTTCTATGTTCAGAAAGAATATCCAGTGTTTCTAGTGATAGAAGACCTTGCTACTCTTGGATTTCGCATGGCTGATCGTCAAGCTGGTCTTGATCTACCTCATTGTTTGTTGGCGATGCGAGGATTAGCTAGATTTCATGCGAGTAGCGTTGCCATATGCGAGAAG GAGCCGaatcaaaaaaagatttatatcagAGGAATATTCTCCAGCGAACATCCTCCTGAATTGACGAGTTTCTTTACTCTTGGAACAAAATCTTTAGGCAGGGAAATACGAAAATGGCCGGATCTTGAAAA ATACGccgagaaaatcgataaattagcGGAAAAGATTTACGATAAGGCTGCGGAGATATCGAAGTGCCGGCCGGACGAATTCAACGTTATAAATCATGGCGACTTCTGGGTGAACAATATGATGTTTCGTTACAACGAGGAGGGAAAACCGATCGATCATATCTTT GTGGATTTTCAAATGTGTATCTATGGATCACCGGCGAACGATTTGCAATACTTCCTTAGCACCAGTGTGGACAATGATGTATACGAAAACAACAAGGACATGCTTCTAGAGGAATATCTTTGTACATTGTCTAGCATGATGAAACAGTTCGATTGCAAGACCGTCCCACCGAACATGGAGAACCTTCAGAAGGCTCTAAAGGAACGTGAGTTCCTTGCTATGACAAGTTCTTTTACAATTCTCCCATTGGTCCTCTTAGACAAGAACGAGGCAAAGGATCTCGAAGAGATCATGGGCAAGGAGGGCAACGAATACAATAGTTCCGCTTGCGAGAACGAGATTTATCGCAAAGTGATAAGCAAGAGGATTCCTATTTACGATCAGCTGGGATTGATGGACATTTAA